The following is a genomic window from Chryseobacterium sp. StRB126.
CTTATATACAGTCCATCATTTAAAAGATATTTAACCGGATTTTTCCATGCTCCGAAGTCTTCTGGCTTTGGAGTTTATTTTACCTAATAGTTTTAATTTATTGGCTTAATCTAGCTTAAAAAAGAAATACACTACCGCCGCCCATTCTTTTTTGATGCCTTTCGCATAGCCAATAGTACTGAGGCTACTGTTTTCTACCGTTCCATCATCTTTAATATTACCAAAAAAAATGCAGTATTTGAAATTTGTTTTTTTGATTACAATATTTAATTATATTTGAAACAAATCATTCTCCATCAGAAGCCTCGTTTGGTGGGAAATGAGAAAATTAATGTATCTGATTTTTAACCTT
Proteins encoded in this region:
- a CDS encoding 5-fold beta-flower protein — protein: MVIKKTNFKYCIFFGNIKDDGTVENSSLSTIGYAKGIKKEWAAVVYFFFKLD